The stretch of DNA AAAGGAATGGAATATCAGACTTACTTTCGTGACATGGAAGCAATCATGAAGAAATATAACGGACGGCCCCATTGGGGGAAATTGCATCAACAGAAAGCAAAAGATTTGTGCGAAATGTATCCGAAATGGGATCAATTTATCCAATTAAGGCAGCAACTTGATCCGGAGAGAATGTTCGTTAATCGCTATTTAGATGAGCTCTTCTATACGGAAGAAAAAGTAAAAGTATAAGTAAATAGATGAACAATGGCAAAAGAGATCGGATTTGAGGAGGAATATTAATGCGTTTATTTAAAGGAATTGGCGATGTAGTTTTACATGTAAATGATTTACAGCAATCTGCTGAATGGTATGCGAAGATTTTAGGAAAGCCTAAGCCAAAAGTAAATACTTCTCACCCCGTGCATTGGTTTGAATCTGGAGGTCGAGGGATGTTATTAGATGATAATCGAAATAATCCCGATTATGTAAGACCTTCGTTTATGTTATTGACAGAAGATATTGATAAAGCTTATGGATGGATTAAAGAAAATGATGGTATCATCGAAAGAGAGATTGCTAGAGATGATATGGTTTCCTTTTTTGTCTTCTCTGATATGGATAAAAATATGGTTATGGTCTGTGAACAACACCAATAATTAACGAAAGTAAAGGTGAGAGAAAACGATGGTGAAAACGATTCTATTTGATTTCGATGGAACAATTGCAAATACACTCCCATTGTGTTTTGAGGCATTCAGAACCGTGTTTAAGGAGTTCGATCAGGTTATTTTGACTAACGATGAAATAAAAGAGATGTTTGGTCCATCTGAAACAGAAATAATTCAATTAAATGTTAAGCATCCAGATAAATTGCAAGCGATTGAACGATTTTATGAAGTATATGAAACATTACATCCGTCATACGTAAAACCAATGGAGGATCTTCATAATTTATTAGATGAACTAGATGGAAATGGTATTAATCTTGGTATTGTTACTGGTAAAGCCAAAAGGAGTTTAGACATATCCTTGCAACAATTGAATATACGATCAAATTTTGCTGTAGTCATAACCGGAGATGACGTAACTAATCCAAAACCGCATGGAGAAGGTGTGATTCTAGCAATGCAAGAATTAAGTGTTACCCCAGAAGAAGTGTTATTTGTTGGAGACAGTGAGGCAGATATATTAGCTGGGAAAGAAGCTAATGTAACAACAGTCGGAGTTCATTGGAGTGAAGAAGTTCAATCTGCTGATTTTAATACGAAACCAGATTATTATCTTACAAGCATTGAGCAGTTTTATGTGGAATTATTACCATAATCCACATAATTAGAAGAAAAAAACCTCTATCAACTTATAAAAGTATGTAGAGGTTTTTTTGATTTTTGAAACTTTATTAATAGTGTTACGTATGAAAGATTGTAGGAAATGTTAGGAGGTATCATTTTGACAAAAGCAGCAATGGAACTAAAGAATCTTTCGAAACAAATTAAGAATAAAGAAATTATCAAAGGGTTGAATTTCTCCATTGAAAGAGGAGAGGTCTTTGGATTCGTAGGACCCAACGGAGCGGGTAAAACGACAACCATACGTATGATGGTTGGTTTGATGAGTATTTCAGAAGGAGAAGTATTGATTCAAGGGAAATCCATACAATCGGATTATAAGGAGGCTATAAAAGAAGTTGGCGCAATTGTAGAAAATCCTGAGATGTATCCATTTCTATCTGGATGGAAGAACCTAAAACAATTTGCTCGGATGATGCCAGACGTAACGGATGAGCGAATAAAAGAAGTGATCCAATTAGTAGGTTTAGAAAAGGCAATTCACGAGAAAGCAGGACGTTATTCTTTAGGTATGCGTCAACGCTTAGGCATCGCACAGGCTTTATTGCATCGACCATCTATTTTAATTTTAGATGAACCTACCAATGGATTAGATCCAGCGGGCATTAGAGAAATAAGACAATACATACGTGCACTTGCTGAAAAAGAAAATGTAGCGGTTATTGTATCTAGTCATCTATTAACTGAAATAGAATTAATGTGTGATCGAATTGGTATTATTAAAAATGGAGAACTAATTGCAGTTGAATCTGTACGAAATGAGTCGAATGAAGAAAATAGTAAACAAGTGATACAAATCACTACAGATAGCCCTGATAAAGCGCAAGAAATTCTTTCCGGTAAAGATTCATTATCACTTCATAAAGAAACAGACTCTATTACAGTTAATTGTGAACGGGATGAAATCCCATCTATTTTAAAGGAACTACTTAATCAAGGAGTACTTGTCTATGAAGTACAACAAGTAAAAGGGTCTCTCGAGGATAAATTCTTTGAACTGATTGGAGAGAATGTCATTGAGTAATTTTATTAATCTAGTGAAAAACGAACAAATCAAACTCTATCATTTAAAATCTACATGGGTAATGTATATTCTCCTTACGATATTTGTTGTCGGAGGAGCATTAATTAGTAAAATTTTTGGTCAAGAAGGTGTAGTTAGCTCGGATTATCAACCAACGTTACACGAATATTATATGAATACACTAGGAGAAGTGCCAGCATATGATGCTTGGGCCTATATGTATGAAAATATGTTTCTTATATCCGTTATAAGCTTATTTACAATCATTATTGCGTCGAGTATTATATCGAACGAGTTTAAATGGGGAACGATTAAACTCTTATTAATACGCCCTAGTACACGTGCGAAAATCTTATTATCTAAGTATGTTTCTGTATTCTTATTTGCTATTACGATTATGGCATTTATGATAATTTCTTCATTTATCATAGGTTTAATTTTGTTTGGAATAAATGGGGCAAATCCTGCTTTAATTGTCGAATCTGGGATGAGTTTCACAGAAACTACCTACTTATCCCAAATACAAAAGGAAATGGTATTAGGTAGTGCTTCGTTTATTCTCATAACTACTTTAGCATTTACGATATCTACTTTGTTCCGAAGTAGTGCAATGGCAATCGGGATCTCAATCTTTTTACTTCTTTCGAATCAAATGATCGCATTCTTT from Oceanobacillus iheyensis HTE831 encodes:
- a CDS encoding VOC family protein, whose product is MRLFKGIGDVVLHVNDLQQSAEWYAKILGKPKPKVNTSHPVHWFESGGRGMLLDDNRNNPDYVRPSFMLLTEDIDKAYGWIKENDGIIEREIARDDMVSFFVFSDMDKNMVMVCEQHQ
- a CDS encoding HAD family hydrolase — translated: MVKTILFDFDGTIANTLPLCFEAFRTVFKEFDQVILTNDEIKEMFGPSETEIIQLNVKHPDKLQAIERFYEVYETLHPSYVKPMEDLHNLLDELDGNGINLGIVTGKAKRSLDISLQQLNIRSNFAVVITGDDVTNPKPHGEGVILAMQELSVTPEEVLFVGDSEADILAGKEANVTTVGVHWSEEVQSADFNTKPDYYLTSIEQFYVELLP
- a CDS encoding ABC transporter ATP-binding protein, whose protein sequence is MTKAAMELKNLSKQIKNKEIIKGLNFSIERGEVFGFVGPNGAGKTTTIRMMVGLMSISEGEVLIQGKSIQSDYKEAIKEVGAIVENPEMYPFLSGWKNLKQFARMMPDVTDERIKEVIQLVGLEKAIHEKAGRYSLGMRQRLGIAQALLHRPSILILDEPTNGLDPAGIREIRQYIRALAEKENVAVIVSSHLLTEIELMCDRIGIIKNGELIAVESVRNESNEENSKQVIQITTDSPDKAQEILSGKDSLSLHKETDSITVNCERDEIPSILKELLNQGVLVYEVQQVKGSLEDKFFELIGENVIE
- a CDS encoding DUF2705 family protein, translated to MSLSNFINLVKNEQIKLYHLKSTWVMYILLTIFVVGGALISKIFGQEGVVSSDYQPTLHEYYMNTLGEVPAYDAWAYMYENMFLISVISLFTIIIASSIISNEFKWGTIKLLLIRPSTRAKILLSKYVSVFLFAITIMAFMIISSFIIGLILFGINGANPALIVESGMSFTETTYLSQIQKEMVLGSASFILITTLAFTISTLFRSSAMAIGISIFLLLSNQMIAFFLSQYDWAKYILFLNMDLDQYTANGTPYIEGMTLGFSITMLIIYYIIFIAISWFSFTKRDVAGN